From a region of the Besnoitia besnoiti strain Bb-Ger1 chromosome I, whole genome shotgun sequence genome:
- a CDS encoding 3'5'-cyclic nucleotide phosphodiesterase domain-containing protein (encoded by transcript BESB_008660) yields the protein MGAAKKSPQASNGGRDRAPVPGCAHGPSARSVPQKTSHMDTLRLGSTHNSTTPLKTTHQEKTYTMYHTYNEEIAGNGRSIQRAHLVVAVLLLVAVVGTTTCAFFFASVKHRVLDSVARLDEEMAAAKNITMMLDLAETAAQWSFALDTRPFSEASVITPEIAFTVQAGFVTGANLILSALEVLRTTDFAAAATSRCIDPNYTSQGRKQPCPLKRLLAQLEAVDAKFKDALTAAVLRDRLRIADIVNEVVVNRLPSSWKEVSGPMSFVFSTASRHQEIKDAVDSYLDTLQRLTAELAAQRDWASLMWAAGAVAAILATALISFIVAVTVFSRRLQRAFEVCQEAFFESVEELRKKIDEMTDFVHASFEYCVAPNLHVVSGVAALAGVSSALTPYHQKILKIMEKCVVDTEAATVNAVSCLASEVEVHQAAFEETNIREVVEDCLKIFSAKTEARGLPVSCTFGSGCPSLALVDSQKLRTILTKILSFVVDHTLEKGRGIDVFVNASAAAARPGDSLAEFRSFTIHFEVKGHGVCMENREAQELGQPKSLLKRSGHGLRMLCTAKLLQTMGGSMQILSSPSRGTFVSFQIRTRARFRLLDFQKGFRASLAGAQRRILALALSLETSRCVQFLCNDVGLQFVSCFCLKHLQELLASETNVATLAFLLGDFVELSADPAHPASRRLSAAEIFHFAREAAEARTRAAERPPVLNVFISSSGDPSGSEGSEGDTLAQPLPEDVIRLSVPVRTEALIRVFAKATESLTGGTASAEDEDDAEEAGERASCVPGEPFPSRPQLGSVRKEFSGSASPRTSARFRDSMEPLEGTRRQRRSPEPAGEKKKRQSTFRISVSRRQTLGARARSTAREASMISEKHRARRLFHTVFRGKDAASRRGSSDSGDKPASLSEDSQEEDDSEEEAVEVFPLHNEALQSLFPAGRLIPDPLVASVNAVVQAINQTGISRPAGELAEAIAAASFQGDLEACAKFVDAFDGSLALLRYYQALPLFSETRASQRKKRETGSFLADPDPHGVDRTWRPQARRRDPLVAMKAVSSLHIKVPQEPEVQAFFNLASSSLSFDDEPLNIHQVLNWDFHVLNLTPSSATRVTRDLLHHFALSAQLEVPGEILMGFAVALYKNYEPNPYHNFFHALNVAQILCLLMSLPDVAAQFQPIDFFVLSVAALGHDLGHPGVNNVFINRNNCLPARLYQNLSVLENYHAALLFQVLRHPRFNVFCSIPPQTFSTYRKRIISAILWTDMAKHFGMVAKLQEKIAGEMVQAEGIIVTLQKPYLEGLLLHASDISNPMLAFEFSYAWALRACDEFIQQNKLEQQLGQPPHMPTFADFNLYNVAKCQVNFIDCICSPLFGSLAQMFPAQLGDRAAELKQNRYVTA from the exons ATGGGCGCCGCCAAGAAATCTCCTCAGGCGTCAAATGGCGGGAGGGACAGGGCTCCGGTGCCGGGCTGCGCCCACGGCCCAAGCGCGCGGAGCGTTCCGCAGAAGACGTCGCACATGGACACGCTGCGTCTCGGTTCCACGCACAACTCGACGACGCCGCTGAAGACAACGCACCAGGAGAAGACGTACACGATGTACCACACCTACAATGAAGAGATAGCAGGCAACGGCCGCTCTATTCAGCGCGCGCACCTGGTTGTggcggtgctgctgctggtcgCGGTCGTGGGGACGACGACTTGCGCCTTTTTCTTTGCGTCGGTGAAGCACCGCGTCCTTGACTCCGTGGCGCGGCTGGACGAGGAaatggcggcggcgaagaatATCACCATGATGCTGGACCTCGCAGAAACGGCCGCGCAGTGGTCGTTCGCGCTGGACACGAGGCCCTTCTCTGAGGCGTCAGTCATCACGCCGGAAATCGCCTTCACCGTCCAAGCCGGATTCGTCACCGGCGCGAACCTGatcctctccgccctcgagGTCCTACGCACCACAGACTTTGCGGCAGCGGCCACGTCTCGGTGCATCGACCCCAACTACACGTCGCAGGGCCGCAAGCAGCCCTGTCCCTTGAAACGCCTGCTtgcgcagctggaggcggTCGACGCCAAGTTCAAAGACGCCCTGACGGCCGCCGTCCTTCGAGACAGACTACGCATCGCGGATATCGTCAATGAAGTCGTCGTGAACCGCCTGCCATCGAGCTGGAAAGAAGTCTCGGGGCCAAtgtctttcgtcttctccacTGCGTCCCGCCACCAGGAGATCAAAGACGCCGTCGACAGCTACCTCGACACACTCCAACGCCTCACTGCAGAACTCGCTGCCCAACGCGACTGGGCGAGCCTCATGtgggccgccggcgccgtcgccgcgatCCTCGCCACCGCGCTCATCAGCTTCATCGTTGCCGTCACGGTCTTCTCGA ggaggctgcagcgggccTTCGAGGTCTGTCAAGAAGCGTTCTTCGAGTCAGTCGAGGAGTTGCGGAAGAAGATCGACGAAATGACTGACTTCGTGCATGCTTCGTTCGAGTACTGCGTGGCGCCCAACCTGCATGTGgtcagcggcgtcgccgcgctcgcgggcgtctcttCGGCCCTCACGCCGTATCACCAGAAAATCTTGAAAATCATGGAGAAGTGCGTCGTCGACACGGAGGCCGCGACCGTCAACGCCGTCAGCTGCCTGGCCTCAGAAGTCGAAGTTCACCAG GCGGCTTTCGAAGAAACGAATATTCGCGAAGTCGTGGAGGACTGTCTGAAGATCTTCTCCGCGAAAACAGAGGCTCGCGGACTCCCAGTCTCCTGCACTTTCGGCTCGGGATGCCCATCCCTTGCCCTCGTGGACTCGCAGAAACTGAGGACAATCCTGACAAAA ATTTTGTCTTTCGTCGTTGACCACACTCTGGAGAAGGGGAGAGGCATCGACGTCTTCGTGAacgccagcgccgcagccgcgcgtccgGGAGACTCGCTGGCAGAATTTCGGTCCTTCACCATCCACTTCGAG GTGAAAGGCCACGGCGTGTGCATGGAGaaccgcgaggcgcaggagctcgGTCAGCCTAAGAGCCTCCTCAAGCG ATCTGGGCACGGCCTTCGCATGCTTTGTAcggcgaagctgctgcagacgatGGGGGGCTCGATGCAgattctctcttcgccgtctcgcggGACTTTCGTCTCCTTTCAAATCCGCACGCGTGCGCGCTTCCGCCTGTTGGACTTCCAAAAGGGctttcgcgcgtcgctcgccggcgcgcagcggcgcatcctcgccctcgcgctctcgctggAGACTTCGCGCTGCGTGCAGTTCCTCTGCAACGACGTTGGCCTTCAGTTCGTCTCGTGCTTCTGTCTGAAGCACCTTCAAGAACTCCTGGCCAGC GAAACCAACGTGGCGAcgctcgctttcctcctcggcgacTTCGTCGAGCTCTCCGCGGATCCCGCACAccctgcctcgcgccggctgagcgcggcggagatcTTTCACTTTGcgagagaagccgcggaggcccgcaCCAGAGCTGCGGAGCGCCCGCCAGTGTTAAACGTCTTCATTTCGTCCTCAGGCGATCCGAGCGGATCAGAgggaagcgaaggagacacgcTCGCGCAGCCCCTTCCAGAAGACGTAATCAG GTTGTCTGTGCCGGTGCGAACCGAGGCGCTCATTCGAGTGTTTGCGAAGGCAACGGAGAGCCTCACCGGCGGCACGGCGtcagcggaagacgagga cgacgccgaggaggccggcgagaggGCGTCCTGCGTCCCTGGCGAGCCGTTTCCGTCACGGCCGCAGCTGGGCTCAGTCCGCAAAGAGTTCTCTgggtcggcgtcgccgcgcacgtCTGCGCGCTTCCGCGACTCCATGGAGCCGCTGGaagggacgcggcggcagcggagaagccCTGAGCCTGcgggggagaagaaaaagcggcAAAGCACCTTCCGCATCTCAGTCAGCCGCCGGCAGACGctaggcgcgcgcgcgcggtcgACAGCCCGCGAGGCGTCGATGATAAGCGAGAAGcaccgcgcgaggcgcctgttCCACACAGTCTTTCGCGGCAAAGACGCCGCTTCccgccgaggcagcagcgactcCGGCGACAAGCCCGCGAGCCTCAGCGAAGACTCGCAAGAAGAAG ATGActcggaagaagaggctgtGGAGGTTTTTCCGCTGCAcaacgaggcgctgcagtcCCTGTTCCCCGCTGGGCGTCTCATCCCTGATCCGCTCGTCGCCAGCGTGAACGCAGTTGTGCAGGCGATCAACCAGACGGGAATATCCCGACCTGCTGGCGAACTCGCTGAGGCCATCGCCGCA GCATCCTTCCAGGGGGACTTGGAGGCTTGCGCAAAGTTCGTGGACGCCTTTGacggctctctcgcgctgctgcgctaCTACCAAGCTCTCCCCCTCTTCAGCGAGACTCGGGCGTcgcagcgaaaaaaacgcgaaacTGGAAGCTTCTTAGCAGACCCCGATCCCCACGGAGTCGACCGAAcctggcggccgcaggcccgCC GCAGAGATCCGCTGGTCGCCATGAAGGCTGTGTCGTCTCTGCACATCAAAGTTCCTCAGGAGCCCGAAGTTCAA GCCTTCTTCAACTTGGCGTCCAGCTCCCTCTCCTTCGACGACGAGCCTCTGAACATCCATCAGGTGCTGAACTGGGACTTTCACGTCTTAAACCTCACGCCATCTTCGGCGACACGCGTGACCAG AGACCTGCTTCATCACTTCGCGCTGTCGGCGCAGCTGGAGGTTCCTGGAGAAATTCTCATGGGATTTGCCGTCGCCCTCTACAAAAACTACGAGCCTAATCCCTACCACAACTTCTTTCATGCACTCAATGTCGCACAG ATTCTCTGTCTACTCATGTCGCTGCCCGACGTGGCGGCGCAGTTCCAGCCGATCGacttcttcgttctctccgtcgccgcgttgGGGCACGACCTCGGTCACCCCGGTGTCAATAACGTCTTCATCAACCGAAACAACTG CCTTCCGGCGCGGCTCTATCAAAATCTTTCTGTTCTAGAAAACTACCACGCTGCGCTGCTCTTTCAGGTCCTCCG GCATCCTCGCTTCAACGTCTTTTGTTCGATTCCGCCGCAGACGTTCTCGACGTACCGAAAGCGCATCATCAGCGCGATTCTATGGACAGATATGGCGAAGCACTTTGGCATGGTGGCGAAGCTGCAGGAGAAGATCGCCGGCGAAATGGTACAGGCAGAAGGCATCATCGTGACTCTGCAGAAGCCGTACCTCGAGGGCCTTCTGCTCCACGCCTCGGACATCTCCAACCCGATGCTCGCTTTCGAGTTCTCCTACGCCTGGGCTCTCCGCGCATGCGACGAATTCATCCAGCAG AACAAACTTGAACAACAGCtcgggcagccgccgcacatGCCAACTTTCGCGGACTTCAACCTGTACAACGTCGCCAAGTGCCAAGTCAACTTCATAG ACTGTATTTGTAGCCCTCTCTTTGGAAGCCTAGCGCAAATGTTTCCTGCCCAactcggcgaccgcgcggcaGAGCTTAAACAAAACAGGTACGTGACTGCGTGA